Proteins encoded by one window of Vampirovibrionales bacterium:
- a CDS encoding beta-propeller fold lactonase family protein — protein sequence MTLATTGGVGNINILGGVTALGDNTVSLQTASGGTFSLLGGSQLQTSNGAMSILADQININNGMLDSGSGSILLAATSAATTIGLGGGAGAFNLDVSELSNIHAGSLTIGDAATTGDISLGTVNLSAQAMDLTLNTAGVFTDFTPGDDTVANITLANNRNLSFSGAGGLGSGQIAAPGLADLDVRIGGSGLLSVLTHNADAYINLTEGGNIGAFNVGNAGFSLTATIGSLLDGNGAAMNFTAGANSSLSALLGTIGTDINAFEVNLTGGNLSVMAGGILNGVSVNINGVVNPSNTLQLSGFFPGQVLFNGIDLNTTAGPTPLEALLSEASFNTGILLNFSDFLGQIDAFSGNTPTYAIINNIGDGKIVADRPDDVLNAAVAFGDGSYNYEAKDVGALDYVANSLSDSVYIITPVNDQVLKMIPVGNSPHTVLVNRQMKKAYVSNSLSDTVSVIDTTSQKVIGQIPVENRPESMAMSGDGERLYVANRLADSICVIDTQSDQVIATIRGVNRPAAVDIRPDGKTLYAISSGDNAVAVIDAQSGAILRRIAVGAGPEAIAFNPSKTEAYVVNAQDGTLSVIDAKSNTVARTINVGVNPYSVSVSRDGQKIYVADLGSSDVCVIQTQDFSVQRVVSNPEMPKRFNMNALQQQVSLSLNADP from the coding sequence TTGACCTTAGCAACCACCGGCGGCGTGGGGAACATTAACATCCTCGGCGGCGTGACAGCTCTGGGAGACAATACGGTCTCCTTACAGACGGCCTCGGGCGGGACGTTTTCGTTACTGGGCGGTAGTCAACTGCAAACCAGCAACGGCGCCATGTCGATTCTTGCCGATCAAATCAATATCAATAATGGAATGTTAGATTCAGGTTCCGGCTCAATCTTGCTGGCCGCGACATCGGCGGCGACCACGATTGGCCTGGGTGGAGGCGCGGGGGCGTTTAATCTGGATGTGAGCGAATTAAGTAATATTCACGCAGGATCGCTGACGATTGGCGACGCCGCCACAACGGGCGATATCAGCCTTGGAACAGTGAACCTCTCCGCTCAGGCGATGGATCTGACTCTGAATACTGCTGGCGTGTTCACCGACTTCACGCCGGGCGATGACACGGTCGCCAATATCACGCTGGCGAATAATCGCAATTTGAGCTTCAGCGGCGCAGGCGGCCTGGGCAGCGGGCAGATTGCAGCGCCGGGGCTGGCGGATCTCGACGTTCGTATTGGCGGAAGCGGCTTATTAAGCGTGCTGACCCATAATGCAGACGCCTATATTAATTTGACGGAGGGCGGTAATATCGGCGCCTTTAATGTCGGCAACGCAGGATTCTCGCTAACTGCGACGATCGGCAGCCTGCTGGACGGCAACGGGGCCGCAATGAATTTCACTGCCGGGGCCAATTCTTCCCTGTCGGCGCTCCTCGGGACTATCGGCACGGATATCAACGCATTTGAAGTCAACCTGACGGGCGGCAATCTGAGCGTTATGGCTGGCGGCATTCTGAACGGCGTTTCCGTCAATATTAATGGCGTGGTCAACCCCAGCAATACGCTGCAATTATCAGGCTTTTTCCCAGGGCAGGTCTTGTTTAATGGCATCGATTTAAATACAACGGCAGGACCGACGCCCTTGGAAGCGCTCCTGAGCGAAGCGTCGTTTAATACCGGCATTTTACTGAATTTCTCCGACTTCCTGGGACAAATTGACGCATTTAGCGGCAACACGCCTACGTATGCGATTATCAACAACATTGGCGACGGCAAAATCGTCGCTGACCGGCCCGACGACGTTCTGAACGCGGCGGTGGCCTTTGGCGACGGATCGTATAACTACGAAGCAAAAGACGTCGGCGCGCTCGATTACGTTGCCAACTCGCTCAGCGACAGCGTTTATATTATTACGCCAGTCAATGATCAGGTTCTTAAAATGATTCCGGTCGGGAATTCGCCCCATACGGTTCTGGTGAATCGCCAGATGAAGAAAGCCTATGTATCAAACAGCCTCAGCGACACGGTCTCGGTCATCGATACGACGTCTCAAAAGGTGATTGGACAAATCCCCGTCGAAAATCGGCCCGAAAGTATGGCAATGAGCGGCGATGGCGAGCGCCTTTACGTCGCAAACAGACTCGCGGATTCCATCTGTGTGATTGATACCCAGTCGGATCAAGTAATTGCGACGATTCGAGGCGTTAACCGGCCCGCCGCCGTCGACATCCGGCCCGATGGCAAAACGCTGTACGCGATTAGCAGCGGAGATAACGCCGTCGCCGTGATTGACGCGCAATCGGGCGCTATTCTTCGCAGGATCGCCGTTGGCGCAGGGCCTGAGGCCATCGCGTTCAACCCGAGCAAAACAGAAGCCTACGTCGTGAATGCGCAAGACGGCACGCTCAGCGTCATTGACGCCAAATCCAACACGGTCGCCCGCACGATTAACGTCGGCGTTAATCCGTACAGCGTGTCGGTCAGCCGCGATGGCCAGAAAATCTACGTTGCCGACCTGGGCTCTTCTGACGTATGCGTCATCCAGACGCAGGATTTCTCGGTACAACGCGTCGTAAGTAACCCGGAAATGCCGAAGCGCTTTAATATGAACGCGCTCCAGCAACAAGTTTCACTCTCGCTGAACGCCGACCCCTAA
- a CDS encoding FHIPEP family type III secretion protein: MAQPQGPQSFKMPSPSEFILALLVLGLVCIVILPLESWFIDIAISLNVTLGVVLLMMALYVQKPLDMAAFPSVILVGTMFRLALGIATVRAILDKGDAGHVVDTFGKFVTGGNLVVGVVIFVIITIVQFLVITKGSERIAEVGARFALDAMPGKQMTIDADFNQGLISPEEAVKRREDLQRESSLYGAMDGAMKFVKGDAIAGIIIIVINIIGGLSVGMMMKGLGFGEAVNKYTLLTIGDGLAAQIPALLMAVSSGLMMTRSTSGGNSLGKELFEQVQGKPYGLLFAAAFLFLIGVTSGWTGLPWWTFIPISILVGIVALSVFVASHAQSELGQLEATKQSMAELINPNRMYEKLGVDVLSLQVGTDLLRIADPEQDGQLLGKIAGLRSRLTDELGFIMPNVRIMDSMTLGPNEYLISIRNNPVANGNVYPDRYMLTSAHFDEMGQQPPPGAHKDRDPIYGQTAYWLDPQQLPPDMQKRALEATDAIIAHLSEIIVKYVDDVMTKMDVLKLMELVRQQDQSLIQELVPSILTPNDLRKIFVNLVREKVSIKDVIFVFERLTDYARFSKEPDVLSERLRAALGRQICLSQCDANKTMIAVTLSNEWEKLLDDSCQRTELGTMFLLNPRHVQELVESTAESLRTAQETYRRMPVILCSPRIRLPLYQLLDRHIPMVAVLSYSELIPDIRVEAIGSIGGGEYAEMYG, from the coding sequence ATGGCGCAACCGCAAGGCCCGCAAAGCTTTAAAATGCCTTCTCCCAGCGAATTTATTCTGGCGCTGCTGGTGCTGGGGCTGGTCTGTATTGTAATTCTACCGCTGGAATCGTGGTTTATTGATATCGCGATTTCGCTCAACGTCACGCTCGGGGTCGTCCTGCTCATGATGGCCCTGTACGTGCAAAAGCCCCTCGATATGGCGGCCTTTCCGTCGGTTATTCTGGTGGGGACGATGTTTCGCCTGGCGCTGGGCATCGCGACCGTACGCGCCATTCTGGACAAGGGCGACGCCGGGCACGTGGTCGACACGTTTGGTAAATTCGTCACCGGCGGCAATCTGGTAGTAGGGGTCGTGATCTTCGTCATTATCACGATTGTTCAGTTTCTGGTTATTACCAAGGGGTCGGAGCGGATTGCGGAAGTCGGCGCGCGTTTTGCTCTGGACGCGATGCCCGGCAAACAGATGACCATTGACGCGGACTTCAACCAGGGCCTGATTTCGCCGGAAGAAGCCGTCAAGCGGCGCGAAGATCTTCAGCGAGAGTCGTCTCTATACGGCGCCATGGACGGGGCGATGAAATTCGTCAAAGGGGACGCCATCGCCGGGATTATTATTATTGTCATCAACATCATCGGCGGCTTGAGCGTCGGGATGATGATGAAAGGCCTTGGATTCGGCGAGGCCGTCAACAAATACACCTTGCTGACCATCGGCGACGGACTGGCAGCGCAAATTCCCGCCCTGCTGATGGCCGTCTCCAGCGGCTTGATGATGACGCGCTCCACCTCGGGCGGCAACAGCCTGGGGAAAGAACTTTTTGAGCAGGTGCAAGGCAAGCCTTACGGTTTGCTATTTGCAGCGGCATTTCTCTTTCTCATTGGCGTCACCAGCGGCTGGACGGGCCTGCCGTGGTGGACGTTCATCCCCATTTCGATTTTAGTGGGAATCGTAGCGCTGAGCGTCTTTGTCGCCAGCCATGCGCAAAGCGAACTCGGCCAACTGGAAGCCACCAAGCAAAGTATGGCTGAACTCATCAACCCCAACCGCATGTACGAAAAGCTCGGCGTGGATGTCCTGAGCCTGCAGGTCGGCACCGATCTCCTGCGTATCGCCGATCCAGAGCAAGACGGCCAACTGCTCGGCAAAATCGCCGGATTGCGCTCGCGCCTGACTGATGAACTCGGCTTTATCATGCCCAACGTCCGCATTATGGACAGCATGACGCTGGGTCCCAACGAGTATCTAATTTCAATTCGCAATAATCCGGTGGCCAACGGCAACGTGTATCCGGATCGCTATATGCTGACCAGCGCGCATTTTGATGAAATGGGACAACAACCGCCGCCGGGCGCGCATAAAGATCGCGACCCCATTTACGGACAAACCGCCTACTGGCTCGATCCGCAACAACTCCCGCCGGATATGCAGAAACGCGCGCTGGAAGCCACAGACGCCATCATCGCGCACCTGTCGGAAATCATCGTCAAATACGTCGACGACGTAATGACCAAGATGGACGTGCTGAAACTCATGGAACTGGTGCGCCAGCAGGATCAATCGCTGATTCAGGAACTGGTGCCGTCGATTTTAACGCCGAATGACCTGCGTAAAATCTTTGTCAATCTGGTGCGCGAAAAAGTCTCTATTAAGGACGTTATTTTCGTCTTCGAGCGGCTCACCGATTACGCGCGCTTCAGCAAAGAGCCCGACGTGCTCTCAGAACGCCTGCGGGCGGCGCTGGGACGGCAAATCTGCCTGTCGCAGTGCGACGCCAACAAAACCATGATTGCCGTCACGCTTTCAAACGAATGGGAAAAACTCCTGGACGATTCGTGCCAACGCACGGAATTGGGCACGATGTTTCTGCTCAATCCGCGCCACGTTCAGGAGCTGGTGGAATCCACCGCCGAATCGCTCCGTACCGCGCAAGAAACCTACCGGCGCATGCCCGTGATTTTGTGCTCGCCGCGCATTCGTTTACCGTTATACCAATTGCTGGATCGGCATATTCCAATGGTCGCGGTTCTCAGCTATAGCGAATTAATCCCGGATATTCGCGTGGAGGCCATCGGTTCGATTGGCGGCGGCGAATATGCCGAAATGTACGGATAA
- a CDS encoding carbonic anhydrase, with amino-acid sequence MPRDPQASLNDLIRGVRKFQRDVYPGKQELFKTLAKGQSPKILFITCSDSRIDPSLITQSDPGSLFLIHNAGNIVPPHGTPYGGTGASIEYAVSVLEVEHIIVCGHSACGAMTALCERHQGDGIPIIRQWISYADATRAILDTVAHGADEAQRLERCIEINVAVQMHHLETIPSVAARMAAKTLALHGWVYHIESGEIDVYDPLTEGFKSFEQAYQGQTSIV; translated from the coding sequence ATGCCGCGTGACCCTCAGGCATCTTTAAACGACTTGATTCGCGGGGTGCGTAAGTTTCAGCGTGACGTGTACCCTGGTAAACAGGAGCTGTTCAAGACGCTGGCCAAAGGACAATCGCCAAAAATCCTGTTTATCACCTGCTCGGATTCGCGTATTGACCCCTCGCTGATTACCCAGAGCGATCCCGGCAGTCTGTTTTTGATTCACAACGCCGGTAACATCGTGCCGCCGCACGGCACGCCGTATGGCGGAACCGGCGCGTCGATCGAATATGCTGTTTCGGTGCTGGAGGTCGAGCATATTATTGTCTGCGGTCATAGCGCGTGCGGGGCGATGACGGCGCTGTGCGAGCGGCATCAGGGCGATGGCATTCCCATTATTCGCCAGTGGATTTCTTATGCCGACGCCACGCGCGCCATTCTCGACACGGTTGCTCATGGCGCCGATGAAGCCCAGCGTCTTGAACGTTGTATTGAAATCAATGTCGCTGTGCAAATGCACCATCTGGAAACCATTCCCTCGGTCGCGGCGCGCATGGCGGCGAAGACCCTCGCCCTGCATGGCTGGGTTTACCATATCGAAAGCGGCGAAATTGACGTCTACGACCCTCTCACAGAGGGCTTTAAATCTTTTGAGCAGGCCTATCAGGGCCAGACGTCTATCGTTTAG
- a CDS encoding SulP family inorganic anion transporter yields MSATESSAAEPSPAALKPPLSATFGRDLMASLVVFLVALPLCLGIAVACGAPPAMGLIAGIIGGVVVGTLSGVPLQVSGPAAGLVSLVHDVIQTHGIEALGVITLLAGLIQIAVGVFKFSGVFRAVSPALVQGMLSGIGMIIVASQFHVMVDDKPSSSALQNLALIPQAVQKGLFPMDGASHHLAAAVGLFTLLIILLWSAMPKRFHLLPAALLAVAAAVIACHFLQLPISYVQIPAQTFAWPSLPQPAQLGALLMNQDVWIMAISIGFIAAAETILSVTALQRQDVRVTAAYDREVTAQGVGNAMCGLLGGLPLTGVIVRSSANFQAGAQTRLSTILHGIWIAALVLLFPALLAKIPIASLAAILVYTGFKLIRFQAIPELFRISKGELVVFLVTFIGVISTNLLEGVLMGFILASLRLLHTLSKLKIDCVSEPDSAKTHVYLRGSASFLSLPTLSATLEQLPAGRDIHLHVDGLHYIDHASLESLACFQNRVECSGGQCRIEWADLSRKTPHRVKLPMVLL; encoded by the coding sequence ATGAGCGCTACTGAATCGAGTGCTGCCGAACCGTCCCCCGCTGCCTTGAAGCCCCCTTTGTCCGCCACGTTTGGCCGCGACTTGATGGCGTCTCTGGTGGTGTTTCTGGTCGCCTTGCCCTTGTGTCTGGGGATTGCGGTGGCCTGCGGCGCGCCCCCTGCTATGGGTTTGATTGCGGGCATTATTGGCGGCGTTGTCGTTGGAACGCTCTCGGGCGTGCCGCTTCAGGTGAGTGGTCCTGCGGCGGGTCTGGTCTCTCTGGTGCATGATGTCATTCAGACCCATGGAATCGAAGCCTTGGGCGTCATTACGCTGCTGGCGGGCTTGATTCAGATTGCGGTGGGCGTCTTTAAATTCTCCGGCGTGTTTCGCGCCGTCTCCCCGGCGCTGGTGCAGGGAATGTTGTCGGGCATCGGCATGATTATTGTCGCCAGTCAGTTTCACGTGATGGTGGATGATAAGCCCAGTAGCAGCGCGCTTCAAAACCTGGCCCTGATTCCCCAGGCGGTCCAGAAAGGGCTGTTTCCGATGGATGGCGCCAGCCATCATCTGGCGGCGGCGGTGGGCTTGTTCACGCTGTTAATTATTTTGCTGTGGTCGGCAATGCCCAAGCGATTCCATTTGCTGCCTGCGGCGTTACTGGCGGTTGCGGCTGCCGTGATTGCGTGTCATTTCTTGCAATTGCCGATTAGTTACGTCCAGATTCCTGCTCAAACCTTCGCCTGGCCGTCTTTGCCTCAACCGGCGCAGTTGGGGGCGTTACTGATGAATCAGGATGTCTGGATTATGGCGATTTCTATCGGTTTTATCGCTGCGGCGGAAACCATTCTAAGCGTGACTGCGCTTCAGCGTCAGGATGTTCGCGTGACGGCCGCCTATGATCGCGAAGTGACGGCGCAAGGCGTCGGCAATGCGATGTGTGGTTTACTGGGCGGCCTGCCGTTGACGGGGGTGATTGTCCGTAGCAGCGCCAATTTCCAGGCGGGCGCGCAAACCCGGCTTTCGACTATTCTGCATGGAATCTGGATTGCGGCGTTGGTGCTGTTATTTCCGGCCCTGCTGGCGAAAATTCCGATTGCAAGTCTGGCGGCGATTCTGGTTTATACGGGCTTCAAGCTGATTCGCTTCCAGGCGATCCCTGAGTTGTTTCGCATCAGCAAGGGCGAATTGGTGGTATTTCTGGTGACGTTTATTGGCGTTATCAGTACCAATTTGCTGGAAGGCGTGCTGATGGGATTTATTCTGGCGTCTCTGCGCCTGCTGCATACCCTCAGCAAACTGAAAATTGATTGCGTCAGCGAGCCTGATTCCGCCAAGACCCACGTGTATTTACGCGGCAGCGCCTCGTTCTTGAGCTTACCGACTCTATCCGCAACGCTGGAGCAACTGCCTGCGGGGCGCGATATCCACTTACATGTGGATGGCCTGCATTATATCGATCACGCTTCGCTGGAGTCCCTGGCCTGCTTTCAGAACCGGGTGGAATGCTCAGGCGGCCAATGCCGCATCGAATGGGCGGATTTGTCCCGGAAAACGCCGCATCGCGTTAAACTGCCCATGGTCCTGTTGTAA
- the upp gene encoding uracil phosphoribosyltransferase — translation MNESAALQSVTLCEHPLAQHNLSVLRSRHCDNERFRLALTRIARLLMHEAANDLPLTPALVETPVARAECRTLAPDAPILIAPILRAGLALSAVALDFLPEASVYHIGVYRDEATLTPVTYYNKLPESIDYSRARVFVLDPMLATGGSAVAAIDMILRLGASLDHLRLVCVIAAPEGIAHLQERHPGVRIITAAVDKRLNEKGYIVPGLGDAGDRTFGTV, via the coding sequence ATGAACGAATCCGCCGCCCTGCAGTCCGTGACGCTATGCGAGCATCCGCTGGCGCAGCATAACCTGAGCGTCTTGCGTAGCCGTCACTGCGATAACGAACGATTTCGACTCGCGCTGACGCGGATCGCGCGCCTGCTGATGCACGAAGCCGCCAACGATTTACCCCTGACGCCCGCGCTGGTAGAAACCCCGGTCGCGCGCGCCGAGTGCCGAACCCTGGCCCCGGACGCTCCGATTTTAATCGCGCCGATTTTGCGCGCCGGACTGGCATTATCGGCTGTGGCGCTGGATTTTTTGCCGGAGGCCAGCGTGTATCACATCGGCGTGTATCGTGACGAGGCCACGCTGACGCCTGTCACGTACTATAACAAGTTACCCGAGAGCATCGATTACTCGCGCGCGCGGGTTTTCGTTCTCGATCCGATGCTGGCCACCGGCGGTTCAGCCGTTGCGGCCATTGATATGATTCTGCGCCTCGGCGCCTCGCTGGATCATCTGCGGCTGGTCTGCGTCATTGCCGCGCCGGAGGGCATTGCGCACTTGCAGGAGCGGCATCCCGGCGTGCGCATTATTACGGCGGCGGTGGACAAGCGCCTCAACGAGAAGGGCTATATCGTCCCCGGCCTGGGCGATGCGGGCGATCGCACGTTTGGAACCGTCTAG
- the lipB gene encoding lipoyl(octanoyl) transferase LipB has protein sequence MTAGAAPALLSNTGLSVEDFGLGEYGEIHRRQLALVEARAEGRAGDTLLIGEHLPVITCGRAARPTDLLSPVFQTIPVERGGGVTLHAPGQLVAYPIRWLAPRERDLRQLLRALEQAVIETLAAYGVAGERREGFSGVWTRLDSGGVCKIAAVGVAVRRWVTYHGVAFNVNNALSDYAQIRPCGLEAISVTSLAGCLGAPPPLEGVKRLFTSTLLQQFQQAQASEETRLR, from the coding sequence ATGACGGCGGGGGCCGCCCCTGCGCTTCTCTCAAATACGGGCCTTTCCGTCGAAGATTTCGGCTTGGGCGAGTATGGCGAGATTCATCGTCGTCAGTTGGCTTTGGTAGAGGCGCGCGCAGAGGGTCGGGCGGGCGATACGCTGCTGATTGGCGAGCACCTGCCGGTGATTACCTGCGGCCGCGCCGCCCGCCCGACGGATTTGCTGTCGCCTGTTTTCCAGACAATCCCGGTGGAGCGCGGGGGGGGCGTTACGTTGCATGCGCCGGGGCAACTGGTGGCTTATCCCATTCGCTGGCTTGCGCCGCGAGAGCGCGATTTGCGTCAGCTTTTACGCGCGCTCGAGCAGGCGGTAATTGAAACGCTTGCCGCTTATGGCGTGGCGGGCGAGCGACGCGAAGGGTTCTCGGGCGTGTGGACGCGCCTGGACTCCGGCGGCGTCTGCAAAATCGCGGCGGTGGGCGTCGCGGTTCGCCGCTGGGTGACGTATCACGGCGTGGCCTTCAACGTGAATAACGCGTTGTCGGATTACGCCCAAATCCGCCCATGCGGGCTGGAAGCGATTTCTGTGACGTCACTGGCGGGCTGTTTGGGCGCGCCGCCGCCGTTGGAAGGCGTCAAGCGGCTCTTTACGTCGACGCTGCTTCAGCAGTTTCAGCAGGCGCAGGCTTCAGAAGAGACTCGATTGCGTTAA